One window of Triticum dicoccoides isolate Atlit2015 ecotype Zavitan chromosome 5A, WEW_v2.0, whole genome shotgun sequence genomic DNA carries:
- the LOC119300704 gene encoding uncharacterized protein LOC119300704, with protein sequence MGGCGCYHQPPLHGRAPKFNMLDLQRLMLHDARRNMWFCCESPQRCIWAHHVLTEKAVVGTVRVQRGPSTRVCQNSARRFGVNCGSFTTLLIRCSTSPLPSSGSRAADGFLAYLPCKEVGGRISFNLEYPIVEKMKGGTTYMEDGDQIRKQFLVHLLNYINSEAAHNISDV encoded by the exons ATGGGAGGATGCGGCTGCTATCATCAACCTCCGCTCCATGGGCGTGCTCCCAAATTCAATATGTTAGATTTGCAGAGACTGATGTTGCATGACGCAAGAAGAAACATGTGGTTCTGTTGCGAATCACCGCAGCGATGCA TTTGGGCGCACCATGTTTTAACTGAGAAGGCAGTTGTTGGTACAGTTAGAGTTCAAAGAGGTCCTTCGACGAGGGTGTGTCAAAACTCAGCTAGGCGCTTCGGTGTCAACTG TGGTTCCTTCACTACCCTCCTCATTCGGTGTTCCACCTCACCACTCCCCAGCAGTGGGAGCAGAGCAGCCGACGGGTTCCTGGCTTACCTGCCTTGCAAAGAG GTTGGAGGCAGAATCAGCTTCAATCTCGAGTACCCAATTGTAGAGAAGATGAAAGGAGGCACAACATATATGGAA GATGGTGACCAGATAAGGAAGCAATTTTTGGTGCACCTACTCAACTACATCAACAGTGAAGCTGCACACAACATTTCGGATGTTTGA